Proteins from a single region of Anastrepha ludens isolate Willacy chromosome 5, idAnaLude1.1, whole genome shotgun sequence:
- the LOC128863251 gene encoding protein insensitive-like, which yields MDNKQLPTSSDNRHSQQQLAVNAAEATKPRNLNCTTTMNNQPSAPHATTEEESPPFEEEPHEKVLDEDIINDIIFAVTTRSGVSEEEVRNTIAAVCAEQRKLWEEENKGNKD from the exons ATGGATAATAAACAATTG CCCACTTCATCAGACAATCGTCATTCCCAGCAGCAACTGGCCGTAAATGCCGCAGAAGCGACAAAACCGCGCAATCTAAATTGCACAACAACCATGAACAATCAACCATCAGCTCCACACGCAACAACTGAAGAGGAATCGCCGCCTTTTGAGGAAGAACCACATGAGAAAGTGCTGGATGAAGATATTATAAACGATATTATATTTGCGGTCACAACCAGGAGTGGAGTGTCTGAAGAGGAAGTTCGTAATACTATCGCCGCAGTTTGCGCCGAACAGAGAAAATTgtgggaagaagaaaataagGGAAATAAGGACTAG